A genome region from Verrucomicrobiaceae bacterium includes the following:
- a CDS encoding aspartyl protease family protein, whose translation MHKLALLLPLALLSSCAMPGIPGMPSRGGSGHISSSGDIVMPMRLRADAPHISGSINGSRALPILVDTGASVCVFESNIAAGTGIAATGHNASLRGVHGNAAARSGVIRALDFGPWHLDNVPCYVRHSATPRIGGLGSAILGIDQLRRHASYVTFDYRRGTIELGRGHSYTPLGGNTTRVPFRMSGGLPVIRVSSSGLTWDAVIDTGSSWGIVINQATAARLGHAGGGRGMGAGLVLSGVGGNVSADRAGARIIRVPNASLCGQTYYNPEVYVMPGPMRIGSRFWQNYRMTLDFRTSTLWLER comes from the coding sequence ATGCACAAGCTCGCTCTCCTTCTACCGCTCGCTCTCCTCTCCTCCTGCGCCATGCCAGGCATCCCCGGCATGCCCTCGCGTGGTGGCAGTGGCCATATCAGCAGCTCTGGCGACATCGTCATGCCCATGCGCCTCCGTGCCGACGCACCGCACATCAGCGGCAGCATCAATGGCAGCCGTGCCCTGCCCATCCTCGTCGATACCGGAGCCTCCGTATGCGTCTTTGAGTCCAACATCGCCGCAGGCACCGGCATCGCAGCCACAGGGCACAACGCCAGCCTCCGTGGCGTGCATGGAAACGCCGCCGCACGCAGCGGCGTCATTCGCGCCCTCGACTTCGGCCCCTGGCATCTCGACAACGTGCCCTGCTACGTCCGCCACAGTGCCACACCGCGCATCGGCGGCCTCGGCAGTGCCATCCTCGGCATCGACCAGCTCCGCAGACACGCCAGCTACGTCACCTTCGACTACCGGCGTGGCACCATCGAGCTCGGCCGCGGCCACAGCTACACCCCACTCGGCGGGAATACCACCCGCGTGCCCTTTCGCATGAGTGGCGGCCTACCCGTCATCCGCGTCAGCAGTAGCGGCCTCACCTGGGACGCAGTTATCGACACCGGCTCCTCCTGGGGCATCGTCATCAATCAAGCCACCGCCGCACGCCTCGGTCACGCAGGCGGTGGTCGTGGCATGGGCGCAGGACTCGTCCTCAGCGGCGTCGGCGGCAATGTCAGCGCCGACCGCGCGGGTGCCCGCATCATCCGCGTGCCCAATGCCAGCCTCTGCGGCCAGACCTACTACAATCCCGAAGTGTACGTCATGCCCGGCCCCATGCGCATCGGCAGCCGCTTCTGGCAAAACTATCGCATGACCCTCGATTTCCGCACCAGCACACTGTGGCTGGAGCGCTGA